From a region of the Theobroma cacao cultivar B97-61/B2 chromosome 8, Criollo_cocoa_genome_V2, whole genome shotgun sequence genome:
- the LOC18507119 gene encoding putative laccase-9 yields the protein MGLLKQDLVLSLLGVLFLSSLLLCRADVHYYEFFVRETNFTSLCNTTKSMLVVNDSYPGPEIRVHRQDIVYVNVHNQGNYGLTIHWHGVKQPRNPWSDGPEFVTQCPIQPGTNFTYEVILSDEIGTLWWHAHSDWTRGSVHGAFVILPAENETYPFPTPDADQTIILQSWYNRDYKELIDEATSNGTAVAPADAYAINGHLGDTYACANETLFRMQVDYQKTYLLRIINAAMNEQKFFAIANHSLSVVAQDASYVQIFTNDYIMISPGQTMDVLVFANQNMGQYYMATRPFSDSGAPPRNNITRGVFQYTNSVSGLNASLVTLPAMTDLDAAANFTRRIKNSNVTQNPPMKVPMDIDRRVYIAIASNNLPCDNCPILPTRLAASLNNVSFDFPQIDILQAYYNRSISGVFTEDFPLQPPEFYNFTGDLTGLNPNADLGTKAIVLNYGEAVEIVLQTTSTGPAGSHPIHLHGFSFYWVGTGSGNFNNVTDPSSYNLVDPPLINTVHVPLRGWVAVRFFATNPGVWFMHCHFERHSSWGMDTVFIVKNGTTVDTSILPPPASGMPRCSGT from the exons ATGGGTTTATTGAAGCAAGATTTAGTCTTATCGTTGCTAGGGGTTTTGTTTCTAAGTTCCCTGCTCCTTTGCAGGGCAGACGTCCACTACTATGAGTTCTTT GTACGAGAGACGAACTTTACAAGCCTGTGTAACACCACCAAGTCGATGTTGGTCGTAAATGACAGTTATCCTGGGCCGGAGATTCGGGTTCACAGACAGGACATTGTGTATGTTAATGTCCACAATCAAGGGAACTATGGCCTTACCATTCATTG GCACGGTGTGAAACAACCAAGAAATCCATGGTCAGATGGCCCCGAATTCGTAACGCAGTGCCCGATTCAACCAGGAACAAACTTCACTTATGAAGTTATACTGTCTGATGAAATAGGAACCTTGTGGTGGCATGCCCACAGTGATTGGACTCGTGGCTCCGTCCATGGTgcctttgtcattttacctGCTGAGAATGAAACTTATCCATTTCCTACGCCTGATGCAGATCAAACAATCATTCTTC AATCATGGTATAATAGAGACTACAAAGAACTTATTGATGAAGCAACTTCAAACGGTACGGCTGTAGCACCAGCAGATGCTTACGCTATCAATGGGCATTTAGGAGACACATACGCATGTGCCAATG AAACTTTATTCCGTATGCAAGTTGATTACCAGAAGACATACCTTCTCCGCATAATCAATGCTGCAATGAATGAACAGAAATTCTTTGCCATCGCAAACCACAGCCTCTCGGTCGTTGCACAAGATGCTTCCTACGTTCAAATTTTTACAAACGACTATATAATGATAAGCCCGGGGCAAACCATGGATGTTTTGGTCTTTGCAAACCAAAACATGGGCCAGTATTACATGGCTACTAGGCCTTTCTCTGATAGCGGTGCTCCACCTCGCAATAATATCACGAGGGGTGTTTTCCAATATACAAACAGTGTTAGTGGATTGAATGCTTCCTTAGTAACGCTGCCCGCAATGACTGATTTAGATGCTGCAGCTAACTTCACCAGAcgaattaaaaattcaaacgTCACACAAAATCCGCCAATGAAAGTACCGATGGATATCGATAGGCGTGTCTACATTGCAATTGCCTCAAATAATTTACCTTGCGATAATTGTCCTATTCTGCCGACTCGATTAGCTGCAAGTTTGAACAACGTTAGTTTTGATTTTCCACAAATTGACATTCTCCAAGCATACTACAACAG GAGTATCAGTGGTGTTTTCACCGAAGACTTTCCCCTTCAGCCACCCGAGTTCTATAACTTCACTGGAGACTTGACTGGTTTGAATCCGAATGCTGATCTAGGGACAAAGGCCATTGTGCTAAATTACGGTGAAGCAGTTGAGATTGTTCTCCAAACAACCAGTACTGGTCCTGCCGGAAGTCATCCAATCCATTTGCACGGTTTCAGTTTCTATTGGGTCGGGACTGGCTCGGGAAATTTCAATAATGTCACCGATCCTAGCTCTTACAACTTGGTTGATCCACCACTAATTAACACTGTCCATGTTCCTCTTAGAGGATGGGTTGCCGTCAGATTTTTTGCAACTAATCCCG GGGTATGGTTTATGCACTGTCATTTCGAAAGGCATAGTAGCTGGGGTATGGACACTGTTTTCATTGTGAAGAATGGAACCACCGTTGACACAAGCATCCTTCCGCCGCCTGCCTCTGGCATGCCTCGTTGTTCCGGAACCTAG